The candidate division TA06 bacterium genome includes a window with the following:
- a CDS encoding asparagine synthetase B: MIFSAIFCLLLASPAFSGGILIPMDLNQSDHLKAYGVVYRCLQQGIKVQWLLNFRGGSFLTDQDQMVGQLCNLRGVSFSIVSDGDIQSIYGQMEPANMERIELEKAPKLAVYVPPTYDPWDDAVRLVLDYAEVPYATLWDEEVLAGALSQYDWLHLHHEDFTGQYGKFYLNYQNTDWYRNDVKVNTRTAQKLGYKKVSKLKLAVGQELRKYLFQGGFLFAMCSAPATLDIALAAAATDIVPREFDGDPVDPGYSSRLDFSQTLAFRDFSLMVNPYVYEHSDLDVTQEAAARGAQTYFTLFDFSAKYDPISCMLVQSHVALVREFMGQDTGFRRSKIKPGIVILAEVAGSEEVKYLHGIYGQGSFAYYGGHDPEDYQHMVGDPATDLRLFRNSPGYRLILNNILFPAAKKKQLKT, from the coding sequence CTGATTTTTTCCGCTATTTTCTGCCTGCTTTTGGCTTCCCCGGCTTTCAGTGGTGGAATTTTGATCCCCATGGACCTCAACCAGTCCGATCACCTTAAGGCCTACGGAGTGGTTTACCGCTGTTTGCAACAGGGGATCAAGGTACAGTGGCTTTTGAACTTTCGGGGCGGGTCATTTCTGACCGATCAAGATCAGATGGTGGGCCAGCTCTGCAACCTGCGCGGGGTAAGCTTCTCCATAGTTTCCGACGGCGATATCCAGTCAATATACGGACAGATGGAGCCGGCCAACATGGAACGGATCGAGCTGGAAAAAGCTCCCAAGTTGGCGGTCTATGTCCCGCCCACCTACGATCCCTGGGATGATGCGGTGCGCCTGGTGTTGGATTATGCCGAGGTGCCCTATGCCACTCTGTGGGACGAGGAGGTGCTGGCCGGGGCCCTGTCGCAATACGACTGGCTGCACCTGCACCACGAGGATTTTACCGGGCAGTACGGCAAGTTCTACCTGAACTATCAGAATACAGACTGGTACCGGAATGATGTAAAGGTCAATACCAGGACGGCCCAAAAACTGGGATATAAGAAGGTCAGCAAGTTGAAACTGGCGGTGGGACAGGAACTCAGAAAGTACCTGTTCCAGGGGGGATTCCTGTTCGCCATGTGCTCGGCCCCGGCCACCCTGGACATCGCCCTGGCGGCGGCCGCCACCGACATCGTGCCCCGGGAATTTGACGGGGACCCGGTCGATCCCGGCTATTCTTCCCGGCTGGATTTCAGCCAAACCCTGGCCTTCCGGGACTTTTCGCTGATGGTTAACCCCTATGTTTACGAGCATTCGGACCTCGACGTCACCCAGGAGGCGGCGGCCCGCGGAGCCCAAACCTACTTTACCCTGTTCGATTTTTCGGCCAAGTACGACCCCATATCCTGCATGCTGGTGCAGAGCCACGTGGCGCTGGTGCGGGAATTCATGGGACAGGACACGGGTTTCAGAAGGTCAAAGATCAAGCCGGGGATCGTGATCCTGGCCGAAGTAGCCGGCAGCGAAGAGGTAAAATACCTGCATGGGATCTACGGCCAGGGGAGCTTTGCTTACTACGGCGGGCATGATCCCGAGGACTATCAGCACATGGTGGGCGACCCGGCAACCGACCTGAGGCTTTTCCGCAATTCTCCGGGCTACCGGCTGATCCTCAACAACATCCTGTTCCCGGCAGCCAAAAAGAAGCAGCTTAAAACCTGA
- the miaB gene encoding tRNA (N6-isopentenyl adenosine(37)-C2)-methylthiotransferase MiaB, with amino-acid sequence MSKTFYIETYGCQMNVYDSACISSLLSGAGMNKAESSEQADAVIINSCAVRGHAEERVLGRVGELKGLKLKKPGLKLIFCGCVAQEQGKTLLERFKHLDAVIGTKSYTELPAILDRLFMEDLQLCRDDISVPFQENGLGPDFIGQVTAQLAVMRGCNNHCSYCIVPYVRGPESSRPAPVVISDMGVLARQGIKEVTLVGQNVNSYRWQDISFSQLLLQACRVEGIERIRFITSHPKDLSDELIAVMAEQPKICQHLHLPLQAGSDRILALMNRRYTMGHFASLAAKARQAMPGLVLTTDIIAGFPGETESEFQETLAAVQGIRFDGAFTYKYSQRPGTAAADLPGEVSEGEKLRRLDLLIKIQQAITIESNRADIGETHEVLVEKESKRAKGQFMGRTGGNKTVAVNSGRELNPGQLVKVKIEKATQATLTGEVVQ; translated from the coding sequence ATGTCCAAGACCTTTTACATAGAGACCTACGGCTGCCAGATGAACGTTTACGATTCGGCCTGCATCTCATCGCTTTTAAGCGGAGCCGGGATGAACAAGGCTGAGTCTTCCGAACAGGCGGATGCGGTGATCATCAACAGCTGCGCGGTGCGGGGGCACGCCGAAGAGCGGGTGCTGGGCCGGGTGGGCGAGCTAAAAGGCCTTAAGTTGAAAAAGCCGGGGCTCAAGCTCATCTTCTGCGGCTGCGTGGCCCAGGAACAGGGCAAAACTCTGCTGGAGCGCTTCAAGCACCTGGATGCGGTGATCGGCACCAAGAGCTACACCGAACTACCGGCGATCCTGGACCGGTTGTTTATGGAAGACCTCCAGCTATGCCGGGATGACATCTCAGTTCCTTTTCAAGAGAACGGACTGGGTCCGGATTTCATCGGGCAGGTCACCGCCCAGCTGGCGGTGATGCGGGGCTGCAACAACCATTGCAGCTACTGCATCGTTCCCTATGTGCGGGGGCCAGAATCCTCCCGCCCGGCTCCGGTGGTGATCAGCGACATGGGGGTGCTGGCTCGGCAGGGGATCAAAGAGGTCACCCTGGTGGGGCAGAACGTCAACTCGTACCGCTGGCAGGATATCAGCTTCTCCCAGCTGCTGCTGCAGGCCTGCCGGGTGGAGGGGATCGAAAGGATAAGGTTCATCACCTCGCATCCCAAGGATCTCAGCGATGAGCTCATCGCCGTGATGGCGGAACAGCCCAAGATATGCCAGCACCTGCACCTCCCCCTGCAGGCCGGCAGCGATAGGATACTGGCCCTGATGAACCGCAGATATACCATGGGGCATTTTGCCTCACTTGCCGCCAAAGCCCGGCAGGCCATGCCCGGTCTGGTACTGACCACGGACATCATTGCGGGATTTCCCGGCGAGACCGAAAGCGAGTTTCAGGAGACCCTGGCAGCTGTGCAGGGGATCAGATTCGACGGGGCCTTTACCTATAAGTACTCCCAGCGCCCGGGGACGGCGGCGGCGGATCTCCCCGGTGAAGTATCCGAAGGTGAGAAGCTTAGAAGGTTGGACCTGTTGATCAAAATCCAACAGGCGATCACCATAGAATCCAACCGGGCCGACATCGGCGAAACTCACGAAGTGCTGGTAGAGAAAGAAAGCAAACGGGCCAAAGGCCAGTTCATGGGCCGGACGGGGGGGAACAAGACAGTGGCAGTAAATTCCGGCAGGGAGCTTAATCCCGGCCAACTGGTGAAAGTGAAGATAGAAAAGGCCACCCAGGCCACTTTGACCGGAGAGGTCGTCCAATGA
- the mtaB gene encoding tRNA (N(6)-L-threonylcarbamoyladenosine(37)-C(2))-methylthiotransferase MtaB has product MKTFNVITFGCKVNQYDSQLWRAALEQAGLSPYCPGQPADIVLINTCTVTSAADQQARQVIRKCKMQNAKCRIVVVGCYGQVNEKSLKAIPQADLVTGRCSPENVLSVLSELGLCQKSAPEGIRSFSGHTRAFLKVQDGCDHRCSYCIVPLARGKSRSRELSELMAEAGRLVASGHKELVLAGVRLGDFKPSLRVLLKSIHDIPGLERIRLSSLEPDDAGDDLIETIEELPKVARHLHLPLQSGDDKILKLMNRPYSMKYFSALLNKIKKTVPEMTFGTDIIVGFPGEGEQEFGQSYNAAKDLPLSQLHVFSYSKRPQTKAAEMPGQIPEGIKKERSQRMREMFSQKQHQHWGSLSGQSTAVLFEVQDNGKWSGLGEHYFRVTVRSDAELRNKMLPVKLLTANEQGMDGELAD; this is encoded by the coding sequence ATGAAGACGTTTAATGTCATCACTTTTGGCTGCAAGGTCAACCAGTACGATTCCCAGTTGTGGCGGGCCGCTTTGGAGCAAGCCGGGCTGTCCCCGTACTGTCCCGGGCAGCCGGCGGATATAGTTTTGATCAACACCTGTACCGTTACCTCGGCGGCCGATCAGCAGGCCAGGCAGGTCATCCGCAAATGCAAAATGCAAAATGCAAAATGCAGAATTGTGGTGGTTGGTTGTTATGGCCAGGTCAACGAAAAATCCCTGAAAGCCATACCCCAGGCGGATCTTGTTACGGGCAGGTGCAGTCCGGAAAATGTCTTATCAGTGCTCAGTGAACTGGGACTATGCCAAAAATCCGCCCCCGAGGGGATAAGATCATTCTCCGGACATACCCGGGCCTTCCTCAAGGTCCAGGATGGCTGCGACCATCGCTGCAGCTATTGTATCGTACCGCTGGCCCGGGGGAAGTCCCGTAGCCGGGAGCTTTCCGAATTGATGGCCGAGGCCGGCCGGCTGGTTGCTTCCGGGCACAAGGAACTGGTGCTGGCCGGGGTCAGGCTGGGAGATTTCAAGCCTTCTTTAAGGGTGCTGCTGAAATCGATCCACGACATCCCGGGACTGGAAAGGATCCGCTTAAGCTCGCTGGAACCAGACGATGCAGGCGATGATCTGATTGAGACCATAGAGGAACTTCCCAAAGTGGCCCGGCACCTGCATCTTCCCCTGCAGAGCGGCGACGATAAAATCCTGAAACTGATGAACCGTCCCTATTCCATGAAATATTTCTCCGCCCTGCTTAATAAAATAAAAAAGACCGTTCCCGAAATGACTTTCGGAACCGACATCATCGTGGGCTTTCCCGGGGAAGGCGAGCAGGAGTTTGGGCAAAGCTACAACGCGGCCAAAGACCTTCCCTTAAGCCAGCTGCATGTCTTCAGCTATTCCAAAAGACCTCAGACCAAAGCCGCCGAAATGCCCGGCCAGATCCCCGAAGGGATAAAAAAAGAGCGGTCCCAAAGAATGCGGGAGATGTTCTCCCAAAAACAGCACCAGCACTGGGGTTCCTTGTCCGGGCAAAGTACAGCCGTCCTGTTTGAAGTCCAGGATAACGGGAAGTGGTCCGGTCTGGGGGAGCACTATTTTCGGGTCACGGTCAGGTCTGATGCTGAACTCAGGAACAAAATGCTGCCGGTGAAGCTGCTCACGGCCAATGAACAAGGCATGGACGGGGAGTTAGCGGACTGA